The following proteins are co-located in the Chloroflexota bacterium genome:
- a CDS encoding WYL domain-containing protein has translation MSQLAFLIQDVFTLLAFLSANAIHPIGSRYLPPSALAKLNLLLVVPDDLNLKRPHNADGRWRAGVRVHTSERYAERIRFIHYLAESAHLVARTNTLLKPTPRVAVWLNASPAQRAQVLFRPAFPIQPTQEDAERWRAFGLPGKHLLSPLSALGQLIAILAQVPNGERITCKALLKLLALPSDDDGVPEDQPVQILGAWLELLRWFEIVTSGQGETTQVTKPGGAIIGQTDPKRVETNHKTQPLAWSKSRGTTLPNLIAPLEADFAILFELGDYATHLATLREASAHQTRRLYQLDAARVRCAMDHGKTITQVQSFLERATDDALPRIVTDWLDQISLDYGCVTVRSVTLLEVRDPNLLVELTRRKSIRQCLRRTLSSRAVVVQPSQLNALARRLERHGYPPRLEMLDHPAAQAPGHPLAQFDQPTLAHLYVSTRLAHQFSDRIPTSYRPPASILLDLEHQLTAHDRAIAEELIREGIQATTDRRPPTAEISPLDFSAHGELQSTLQLIERALTDQALLEIVYHSPYNDETTTRLVEPLRLEYRDQIPYLIAYCHRAGDERTFRVARIQQLALASTHRARQRASRRN, from the coding sequence ATGTCTCAACTGGCTTTTTTGATCCAAGATGTCTTTACCTTGCTCGCTTTTCTCTCTGCGAATGCCATTCACCCCATCGGCTCGCGTTATCTTCCCCCTTCTGCGCTAGCCAAGCTCAATCTGCTGCTCGTCGTTCCAGATGATCTCAACCTCAAGCGTCCTCACAATGCGGATGGACGTTGGCGCGCTGGGGTACGTGTCCACACCAGCGAGCGATACGCCGAACGAATCCGCTTTATCCACTACCTCGCCGAATCCGCACATCTCGTCGCGCGCACCAACACCTTGCTCAAGCCAACTCCACGTGTCGCGGTATGGCTCAACGCCTCACCCGCACAACGCGCCCAGGTGTTATTCCGTCCCGCCTTTCCAATCCAACCTACCCAGGAAGACGCCGAACGCTGGCGCGCCTTTGGCTTACCTGGCAAACACTTGCTCTCACCCTTGTCTGCTCTGGGGCAGTTGATCGCAATCCTGGCTCAAGTTCCCAATGGCGAACGGATCACGTGCAAAGCATTACTCAAATTGCTCGCCTTGCCCTCCGATGACGATGGTGTGCCGGAGGATCAACCTGTCCAAATCCTCGGCGCGTGGCTCGAACTCTTGCGCTGGTTCGAGATCGTCACCAGCGGACAGGGCGAAACGACTCAAGTGACCAAACCTGGCGGCGCAATCATCGGGCAAACTGACCCCAAGCGAGTGGAAACCAATCACAAGACCCAGCCCCTTGCATGGTCCAAGTCGCGCGGCACAACGCTTCCCAATCTCATCGCTCCACTCGAAGCCGACTTTGCCATCCTTTTCGAATTAGGCGATTACGCGACGCATCTTGCGACACTCCGCGAAGCGTCCGCGCACCAAACCCGTCGGCTCTATCAACTCGATGCCGCACGCGTGCGCTGCGCCATGGATCATGGCAAGACCATTACCCAGGTTCAGTCCTTCCTCGAACGTGCCACCGATGATGCGCTACCGCGCATCGTCACCGATTGGTTGGATCAAATCAGTCTCGATTACGGATGTGTCACAGTCCGTTCCGTGACTCTCCTTGAAGTACGGGACCCTAACCTGCTCGTTGAACTCACGCGCCGTAAATCTATTCGCCAATGTTTGCGCCGCACCCTGTCATCACGCGCCGTCGTCGTCCAACCGAGCCAGCTCAATGCCCTGGCGCGTCGTCTCGAACGTCACGGTTATCCTCCACGTCTGGAAATGCTCGATCACCCTGCCGCCCAAGCGCCAGGTCATCCACTCGCACAATTCGATCAGCCCACGCTCGCGCACCTTTACGTCTCAACCCGTCTCGCGCATCAATTCAGCGACCGTATCCCGACATCTTATCGCCCGCCCGCTTCGATTCTGCTCGATCTCGAACACCAACTCACCGCGCATGATCGTGCGATTGCCGAAGAACTGATCCGTGAAGGGATCCAAGCGACGACCGACCGCCGACCGCCAACCGCCGAAATCAGCCCACTCGATTTTTCTGCTCACGGTGAACTGCAGTCCACCCTCCAACTCATCGAACGCGCACTCACAGACCAGGCACTTCTCGAAATCGTCTATCATTCCCCATACAACGACGAAACGACCACGCGGCTGGTTGAACCTTTGCGGTTGGAATATCGCGACCAGATTCCGTACCTCATCGCGTATTGCCATCGTGCTGGTGACGAGCGCACCTTTCGCGTGGCGCGCATTCAGCAACTCGCACTCGCTTCGACGCACAGGGCGCGCCAACGCGCCAGCCGCCGAAATTGA
- the cas6 gene encoding CRISPR-associated endoribonuclease Cas6, translated as MPCSIMFTLAPRAQTLPENCTPALHATFFQWLERGDTALAKRVHDEYDPKPYTVSPLMLDDAQTAHFRITLLDDALLPALQTGIDQVQQVRIAWATLALAGAPRVTQKSYAQIARDADETPNIILRFDSPTSFRSHEMHYPLPDPVMVFASYLARWNAFAPEPLHIADDWMEWLQQSVAVTRFAGETHAVQFKDFVQIGFVGTVQYSVMRHQPDREGIAPLNALASYAEFCGTGHKTTQGMGQTKRLFT; from the coding sequence ATGCCCTGCTCGATCATGTTCACCCTCGCCCCGCGCGCTCAAACCCTCCCGGAAAACTGCACGCCCGCGCTCCACGCTACGTTCTTCCAGTGGCTAGAGCGCGGGGATACGGCGCTTGCCAAGCGCGTGCACGATGAGTACGATCCTAAACCCTACACGGTCTCGCCCTTGATGCTCGACGACGCGCAGACCGCGCACTTTCGTATCACGCTGTTAGATGACGCGTTGTTGCCCGCGTTGCAGACTGGGATTGACCAAGTGCAACAGGTGCGAATCGCGTGGGCAACACTTGCGTTGGCGGGTGCGCCGCGCGTGACCCAGAAATCGTACGCACAGATTGCGCGAGATGCCGACGAGACGCCCAACATCATCTTGCGTTTCGATTCACCGACGAGTTTTCGCTCACACGAGATGCACTATCCCTTGCCCGACCCGGTGATGGTGTTTGCCAGTTATCTCGCGCGCTGGAATGCCTTCGCGCCGGAGCCGCTCCACATCGCGGACGATTGGATGGAATGGCTGCAGCAATCGGTCGCGGTGACGCGGTTTGCGGGCGAGACGCACGCGGTCCAGTTTAAGGATTTTGTGCAAATCGGATTTGTCGGTACGGTCCAGTACAGCGTGATGCGGCATCAGCCGGATCGCGAAGGTATTGCACCACTGAATGCGCTCGCGTCCTATGCCGAGTTTTGCGGGACGGGACACAAGACGACGCAGGGGATGGGACAAACGAAACGCTTGTTTACCTAG
- the cmr6 gene encoding type III-B CRISPR module RAMP protein Cmr6 codes for MNRQGRRLNSAPVILPLPSDTKRMARAREGANDCANPGLWLDKFAAYTMRGPKWEMDLSAKKRADVNWQSPNYRAALEQFNLRWAKILEEHDALEFTAEPEWRMAVGLGGASVRETGLALHRLYGFPIIPGSALKGLTSSWAEINDKDATERARVFGKQDESGAVIFFDAIPLAPPQIKLDVMNPHYGEYYLDKTGRTPPADWHRPVPVYFLTLEKNSRFLFAVAPRRREHPDDQACAGLARDWLGRALRELGVGAKTSAGYGFVNEVQA; via the coding sequence ATGAATCGTCAAGGTCGGCGATTAAATTCCGCCCCCGTCATCTTGCCACTGCCCAGCGACACAAAACGAATGGCGCGGGCGCGTGAAGGCGCGAACGATTGTGCGAATCCGGGTTTATGGCTTGACAAATTCGCGGCATACACCATGCGCGGTCCAAAATGGGAAATGGATCTTAGCGCGAAAAAACGCGCGGATGTGAATTGGCAATCGCCCAATTATCGCGCCGCGTTGGAACAATTCAACTTGCGCTGGGCAAAAATTTTAGAAGAACACGACGCGCTCGAATTTACTGCAGAACCCGAATGGCGAATGGCGGTCGGGTTGGGCGGCGCGAGCGTGCGCGAGACCGGCTTGGCATTGCATCGGCTTTACGGCTTTCCGATCATTCCCGGGAGCGCGCTCAAAGGACTGACGAGCAGTTGGGCGGAGATCAATGACAAAGATGCGACCGAACGCGCGCGTGTGTTTGGCAAGCAAGACGAATCGGGCGCGGTGATTTTTTTCGACGCGATTCCGCTCGCGCCGCCGCAGATCAAACTCGATGTGATGAACCCGCATTACGGCGAGTACTATCTCGACAAAACCGGGCGCACGCCGCCCGCAGATTGGCATCGTCCCGTCCCGGTTTATTTTTTGACGCTTGAAAAAAACAGCCGCTTTTTATTCGCGGTCGCGCCGCGCCGACGCGAGCATCCCGACGATCAAGCGTGCGCTGGATTGGCGCGCGATTGGCTTGGGCGCGCACTTCGTGAACTGGGCGTCGGCGCAAAGACGAGCGCGGGGTACGGTTTTGTGAACGAGGTACAAGCGTAA